The proteins below are encoded in one region of Pseudonocardia sp. DSM 110487:
- a CDS encoding GuaB1 family IMP dehydrogenase-related protein: MRFLDRQEPNHDLTYDDVFLVPGRSSVASRFDVDLTTADGSGATVPVVAANMTSVAGRRMAETLARRGGLTVLPQDVAPEAVAEIVAWIKSRHPVWDTPLVLTPGDAVADALNLLPKRAHGAVVVVDEGGRPVGTVDEAACTGVDRFTRLRDVLDPDPLALPLDTPPRDVFEALGSRRVVLGLDSDGRLAGLLTAFGALRAELYRPTLDGAGRLRTAAAVGINGDVGVKAKALLDASVDVLVVDTAHGHQDKMLDALRAVRKVVSDAGSAVPVAAGNVVTAEGVRDLAAAGADIVKVGVGPGAMCTTRMMTGVGRPQFSAVLECSAAGRELGVRIWADGGVRHPRDVALALAAGASAVMIGSWLAGTYESPGDLLRDESGRPYKESFGMASKRAVSARTRDESTFDRARKALFEEGISSSRQLLDPIRPGVEDVLDEMCAGVRSACTYAGARTLDELHDRAVVGVQTTAGFAEGTPHGL; the protein is encoded by the coding sequence GTGCGCTTCCTCGACAGGCAAGAGCCCAACCACGACCTCACCTACGACGATGTCTTCCTCGTCCCGGGCCGGTCGTCGGTGGCCTCCCGGTTCGACGTCGACCTCACCACCGCCGACGGCAGCGGGGCCACGGTCCCGGTGGTCGCCGCGAACATGACGTCGGTCGCCGGGCGCCGGATGGCCGAGACGCTGGCCCGCCGCGGCGGGCTCACCGTGCTCCCGCAGGACGTTGCGCCCGAGGCCGTGGCCGAGATCGTCGCCTGGATCAAGTCACGGCACCCGGTGTGGGACACGCCGCTGGTGCTCACGCCCGGGGACGCCGTCGCCGACGCCCTCAACCTGCTTCCCAAGCGGGCCCATGGCGCGGTCGTCGTGGTGGACGAGGGCGGCCGCCCGGTCGGCACCGTCGACGAGGCGGCGTGCACCGGCGTCGACCGCTTCACCCGGCTCCGCGACGTGCTCGACCCCGACCCGCTCGCGCTCCCGCTCGACACGCCCCCGCGTGACGTGTTCGAGGCGCTGGGCTCCCGCCGGGTGGTGCTCGGGCTGGACTCGGACGGCCGCCTCGCCGGCCTGCTCACCGCGTTCGGCGCACTGCGGGCGGAGCTCTACCGCCCGACGCTCGACGGCGCAGGCCGGCTGCGCACCGCGGCCGCGGTGGGGATCAACGGCGACGTGGGGGTCAAGGCGAAGGCCCTGCTCGACGCGAGCGTCGACGTCCTCGTGGTCGACACCGCGCACGGCCACCAGGACAAGATGCTCGACGCGCTGCGCGCGGTCCGGAAGGTCGTCTCCGACGCGGGCTCGGCCGTGCCGGTGGCGGCGGGCAACGTCGTCACCGCTGAGGGCGTGCGGGATCTCGCGGCGGCAGGCGCCGACATCGTCAAGGTCGGCGTTGGCCCCGGCGCGATGTGCACCACGCGGATGATGACCGGCGTCGGGCGCCCCCAGTTCTCCGCCGTGCTGGAGTGCTCGGCGGCCGGCCGCGAACTCGGCGTGCGGATCTGGGCGGACGGCGGCGTGCGCCACCCGCGCGACGTCGCGCTCGCCCTAGCGGCAGGCGCGTCCGCGGTGATGATCGGCTCCTGGCTGGCAGGCACCTACGAGTCACCCGGCGACCTGCTGCGCGACGAGAGCGGGCGGCCGTACAAGGAGTCGTTCGGGATGGCCTCGAAGCGCGCCGTGAGCGCCCGCACCCGGGACGAGAGCACGTTCGACCGCGCCCGGAAGGCCCTGTTCGAGGAGGGCATCTCCAGCTCGCGGCAGCTGCTCGACCCGATCCGTCCCGGCGTGGAGGACGTCCTCGACGAGATGTGCGCCGGCGTCCGCTCGGCCTGCACCTACGCAGGTGCGCGGACCCTCGACGAGCTGCACGACCGCGCGGTGGTGGGTGTCCAGACGACTGCGGGCTTCGCCGAGGGCACTCCCCACGGCTTATGA
- a CDS encoding DUF3841 domain-containing protein yields the protein MGEVLLWSFQPAARVAELHATGQLVGAWEYVPSGLSIPEAYGAMVAAMERAGLSTQGRPPVWTWGGSCGVAVEDAHMLVGDPPWEGYVTLEFSAPAELVLASDYGVWNDYLYNLADGVDPVPRWDVPTPIADKLVQVCLPFMRAEWVREVRPLPRSPDEVTDRAARA from the coding sequence GTGGGCGAGGTGCTGCTGTGGTCGTTCCAGCCGGCCGCGCGGGTGGCCGAGCTGCACGCCACCGGGCAGCTCGTCGGCGCGTGGGAGTACGTGCCGTCCGGGCTGTCGATCCCGGAGGCGTACGGCGCGATGGTCGCCGCGATGGAGCGGGCGGGCCTGTCCACGCAGGGGAGGCCGCCCGTGTGGACGTGGGGCGGATCGTGCGGCGTCGCCGTGGAGGACGCCCACATGCTCGTCGGCGACCCGCCCTGGGAGGGGTACGTCACGCTCGAGTTCAGCGCGCCCGCCGAACTGGTCCTCGCCAGCGACTACGGGGTGTGGAACGACTACCTCTACAACCTGGCCGACGGCGTGGACCCGGTCCCGCGGTGGGACGTGCCGACGCCCATCGCGGACAAGCTGGTGCAGGTTTGCCTGCCGTTCATGCGCGCCGAGTGGGTGCGGGAGGTCCGGCCGCTCCCCCGATCACCGGACGAGGTCACGGACCGGGCGGCACGCGCGTAG
- a CDS encoding serine hydrolase, whose translation MERVWQVLDGQVASGRIPGYAAAIRIRGEAHVRAGGRASLGADAAPAGEDTLFRIASITKPIAGALTLSLVQDGLLALDDPIARWLPEAADPASSSHRTPRSTAQCRRCGRSPSATC comes from the coding sequence ATGGAACGTGTCTGGCAGGTGTTGGACGGGCAGGTGGCGTCCGGGCGCATCCCGGGGTACGCGGCAGCGATCCGGATCCGGGGCGAGGCGCACGTCCGGGCGGGTGGCCGGGCGTCGCTCGGGGCGGACGCCGCGCCGGCGGGCGAGGACACGCTGTTCCGCATCGCGTCGATCACGAAGCCGATCGCGGGCGCCCTCACCCTGAGCCTCGTGCAGGACGGGCTGCTCGCCCTCGACGACCCGATCGCGCGGTGGCTGCCGGAGGCGGCGGACCCCGCGTCCTCGTCGCACCGGACGCCCCGCTCGACCGCACAGTGCCGGCGCTGCGGCCGATCACCGTCCGCCACCTGCTGA
- a CDS encoding MFS transporter, which produces MTATASSERAGFREWCGLAVLALPLLVLAMDVSVLYLASVEISADLRPSATQQLWILDVYGFFIGGFLLTMGTVGDRIGRRRLLLIGGAAFAVASMIAAYAPTAEALIAARALLGIAGATLMPSTLGLISTMFRDPAQRSFAIAVWFTTFSAGVAVGPMIGGALLQHFWWGAAFLLAVPAMAALLVLGPVLLPEQRGTGGGRRVDLVSVALSLAAMLPLVYGIKEVVAHGVAVAPLAATAAGLGFGVGFVHRQRRLADPMLDVTLFSRRAFVGAISVMVLGILAVNALLFLLPQYLQLVRGIPVLEAGLWMVPVALLPVLGSLLTPRAAGRFGRSAVLATAAAGGALACLALTGVDAGSAMPVVVGLVAVAALGSTPLGVLGTELVVGSVPPGRAGSAAAVSETAGELAVALSVAVAGTVLAAVYRVHVDGALPAGLAPDAVGTVREGLAPATAVAGELPAPVGVQVLDVARAGFTEGFTAVGFVAAGMLACVVAVALAVLRER; this is translated from the coding sequence GTGACCGCGACGGCGAGCTCCGAACGGGCCGGTTTCCGGGAGTGGTGCGGGCTGGCCGTGCTCGCCCTGCCGCTGCTCGTGCTGGCGATGGACGTGAGCGTGCTGTACCTCGCTTCCGTGGAGATCTCGGCCGACCTGCGTCCGAGCGCCACCCAGCAGCTGTGGATCCTCGACGTCTACGGGTTCTTCATCGGCGGCTTCCTGCTGACGATGGGGACGGTCGGCGACCGGATCGGGCGGCGAAGGCTGCTGCTGATCGGCGGAGCGGCCTTCGCCGTCGCCTCGATGATCGCGGCCTACGCACCCACCGCCGAGGCGCTCATCGCGGCCCGTGCCCTACTCGGCATCGCGGGCGCGACGCTGATGCCGTCGACGCTCGGGCTGATCAGCACGATGTTCCGCGATCCAGCGCAGCGCTCGTTCGCGATCGCCGTGTGGTTCACGACGTTCTCGGCGGGTGTGGCCGTCGGTCCGATGATCGGTGGCGCGTTGCTCCAGCACTTCTGGTGGGGCGCGGCGTTCCTCTTGGCCGTGCCTGCGATGGCGGCGCTGCTCGTGCTCGGCCCGGTGCTGCTGCCCGAGCAGCGCGGCACCGGGGGCGGGCGTCGCGTCGACCTGGTGAGCGTCGCTCTCTCGCTCGCCGCGATGCTCCCGCTGGTCTACGGGATCAAGGAGGTCGTCGCGCACGGTGTGGCCGTCGCCCCGCTCGCGGCGACCGCCGCAGGCCTCGGGTTCGGCGTCGGGTTCGTCCACAGGCAGCGCCGGCTGGCCGACCCGATGCTGGACGTCACGCTGTTCAGCCGGCGGGCGTTCGTCGGGGCGATCTCGGTGATGGTGCTCGGGATACTCGCCGTCAACGCCCTGCTGTTCCTGCTGCCGCAGTACCTGCAGCTCGTCCGTGGGATCCCGGTGCTGGAGGCCGGGCTGTGGATGGTCCCCGTCGCGCTGCTGCCCGTGCTCGGCTCGTTGTTGACCCCGCGCGCGGCAGGCCGTTTCGGCCGGTCCGCCGTGCTCGCCACCGCCGCTGCCGGCGGCGCGCTCGCCTGCCTCGCCCTGACGGGCGTGGACGCGGGCTCTGCCATGCCCGTGGTCGTCGGGCTCGTCGCGGTCGCGGCGCTGGGCTCCACCCCGCTCGGGGTGCTGGGTACGGAACTCGTCGTGGGCTCTGTGCCCCCGGGGCGGGCGGGGTCCGCCGCAGCGGTGTCGGAGACGGCGGGCGAGCTCGCCGTCGCGCTCAGCGTGGCCGTGGCCGGCACGGTCCTCGCGGCCGTCTACCGGGTCCACGTGGACGGCGCGCTACCTGCTGGCCTCGCTCCAGACGCCGTCGGCACGGTCCGGGAGGGCCTCGCACCGGCGACCGCGGTGGCGGGGGAGCTGCCCGCACCCGTGGGTGTGCAGGTGCTGGACGTCGCTCGCGCGGGCTTCACCGAGGGCTTCACGGCCGTCGGGTTCGTCGCGGCGGGCATGTTGGCCTGCGTCGTCGCGGTGGCCTTGGCCGTGCTGCGAGAGCGTTGA
- a CDS encoding zinc-dependent alcohol dehydrogenase family protein, translating to MRAWVVERPGPVAEGPLRAVTLPDPDPGPGEVRVRVTACGVCRTDLHLAEGDLAPRRPRTVPGHEVVGVVEEAGPGADRFAPGERIGIAWLRGTCGRCRWCRTGRENLCPSAVFTGWDADGGYAEHAVVPEAFAYRLPAALDDVTVAPLLCAGIVGYRALVRAELPPGGRLGIYGFGASAHVVAQVAIGQGATVHVITRSRAAQALALELGAASAGPGAPPEPLDSAILFAPVGDLVPVVMRALDQGGTLAVAGIHLTDIPRLVYADELFREKQVRSVTANTRADGEEFLRLAAALRVRPTVSPRPLAEADRALADLAGDRITGAAVLVP from the coding sequence GTGCGCGCGTGGGTGGTGGAGCGGCCCGGGCCGGTCGCGGAGGGGCCGCTGCGGGCCGTGACCCTGCCGGATCCCGATCCGGGGCCGGGGGAGGTGCGCGTCCGCGTGACGGCGTGCGGGGTGTGCCGTACCGACCTGCACCTCGCCGAGGGTGACCTGGCGCCGCGGCGGCCGCGGACCGTGCCGGGCCACGAGGTCGTCGGCGTGGTCGAGGAGGCCGGGCCAGGCGCCGACCGGTTCGCGCCGGGCGAGCGGATCGGGATCGCATGGCTGCGCGGAACCTGCGGGCGGTGCCGCTGGTGCCGGACCGGCCGGGAGAACCTCTGCCCATCGGCCGTCTTCACCGGATGGGACGCCGACGGCGGGTACGCCGAGCACGCGGTCGTGCCCGAGGCGTTCGCCTACCGGCTGCCCGCCGCGCTCGACGACGTGACCGTCGCGCCGCTGCTGTGCGCCGGGATCGTCGGCTACCGGGCGCTGGTGCGGGCCGAACTGCCGCCGGGCGGGCGGCTGGGGATCTACGGGTTCGGGGCCTCGGCGCACGTCGTCGCTCAGGTGGCGATCGGGCAGGGCGCGACGGTCCACGTGATCACCCGCTCGCGAGCGGCCCAGGCCCTTGCGCTGGAGCTGGGCGCCGCATCGGCCGGGCCGGGAGCGCCTCCCGAGCCGCTGGACTCGGCGATCCTCTTCGCCCCGGTGGGTGACCTCGTGCCGGTCGTGATGCGCGCCCTCGACCAGGGCGGCACGCTCGCCGTGGCAGGCATCCACCTCACGGACATCCCGCGCCTCGTTTACGCGGACGAGCTGTTCCGGGAGAAGCAGGTCCGCAGCGTCACCGCGAACACCCGCGCGGACGGCGAGGAGTTCCTCCGGCTGGCCGCGGCGCTGCGGGTGCGGCCCACGGTGTCGCCGCGGCCGCTCGCCGAGGCGGACCGCGCGCTCGCGGACCTCGCGGGCGACCGGATCACCGGCGCCGCCGTCCTCGTCCCGTGA
- a CDS encoding ATP-dependent DNA ligase, giving the protein MLLADVVATSAAVGATRARTAKTAALAALLRRAEGAEVEPATAWLAGEPRQNRLGTGWRTLAGIDARPAERPTLEVLAVEQTLDELAATTGAGSTARRAALLGELFGAATADEQAFLRRLLTGELRQGALEGVMLEAIAAAAEVPAAVVRRAFMLSGQLPATARLALTEGVAGLEAVSLRVGRPVRPMLASPADALDTALAELAPEASVEFKLDGARIQVHRDGDEVRVWTRTLREITSSVPELVELVRSLPCRSVVLDGETLALRDDGRPRPFQETMSRFGAAAGELLLQPFFFDCLHLDGTDLLDEPLHDRLDALERAAAGHRMPGAVRPSPEEAAELLERALEAGHEGVMVKSLTAPYAAGRRGRAWQKVKPVHTLDLVVLGAEWGYGRRTGSLSNIHLGARDPDGGEPIMVGKTFKGMTDELLAWQTATFPGLARDEPRGTEAGGAGGHRHEVLLRPELVVEIELDGVQRSPRYPGGVALRFARVLRYRPDKTPAEADTIDAVRALLRE; this is encoded by the coding sequence GTGCTCCTCGCCGACGTCGTCGCCACCTCCGCCGCAGTTGGGGCCACCCGCGCCCGCACGGCGAAGACGGCCGCGCTGGCCGCCCTGCTGCGCCGCGCCGAGGGGGCAGAGGTCGAGCCCGCCACCGCGTGGCTGGCGGGCGAGCCGCGGCAGAACCGGCTCGGCACCGGCTGGCGCACGCTCGCCGGAATCGACGCCCGCCCTGCGGAGCGGCCCACGCTGGAGGTCCTCGCGGTCGAGCAGACCCTCGACGAGCTGGCGGCCACCACGGGCGCGGGTTCAACGGCCCGCCGCGCCGCGCTGCTCGGCGAGCTGTTCGGCGCAGCCACCGCCGACGAGCAGGCCTTCCTGCGCAGGCTGCTCACCGGCGAACTGCGCCAGGGCGCCCTCGAAGGCGTGATGCTGGAGGCGATCGCCGCGGCGGCGGAGGTCCCGGCCGCGGTCGTGCGGCGCGCCTTCATGCTCTCCGGGCAGCTTCCGGCCACGGCCCGGCTCGCGCTCACGGAAGGGGTCGCCGGGCTCGAAGCGGTCTCGCTGCGGGTCGGCAGGCCGGTCCGGCCCATGCTGGCGTCCCCTGCCGATGCGCTCGACACCGCGCTGGCCGAGCTCGCGCCCGAGGCGAGCGTCGAGTTCAAGCTCGACGGCGCCCGCATCCAGGTCCACCGCGACGGCGACGAGGTGCGGGTCTGGACGCGCACCCTTCGGGAGATCACCTCGAGCGTCCCCGAGCTCGTCGAGCTGGTCCGCTCCCTGCCCTGTCGGTCCGTGGTGCTCGACGGCGAGACGCTCGCCCTGCGCGACGACGGCAGGCCTCGGCCCTTCCAGGAGACGATGAGCCGCTTCGGCGCGGCCGCGGGCGAGCTGCTGCTGCAGCCGTTCTTCTTCGACTGCCTGCACCTCGACGGCACCGACCTGCTCGACGAGCCGCTGCACGACCGGCTCGACGCGCTGGAGCGGGCCGCGGCGGGCCACCGGATGCCGGGGGCGGTGCGCCCCTCTCCCGAGGAGGCCGCCGAGCTGCTCGAACGCGCCCTCGAAGCCGGACACGAGGGCGTCATGGTCAAGTCCCTCACCGCGCCGTACGCCGCGGGCCGGCGTGGCAGGGCGTGGCAGAAGGTCAAGCCGGTGCACACCCTCGACCTGGTCGTGCTGGGCGCCGAGTGGGGCTACGGACGGCGCACCGGCTCGCTCTCCAACATCCACCTCGGAGCCCGCGATCCCGACGGCGGCGAGCCGATCATGGTGGGCAAGACGTTCAAGGGCATGACCGACGAGCTGCTCGCATGGCAGACCGCCACCTTCCCGGGCCTCGCCCGCGACGAGCCTCGGGGGACGGAAGCCGGCGGGGCGGGTGGGCACAGGCACGAAGTGCTGCTCCGGCCCGAACTGGTGGTCGAGATCGAGCTCGACGGCGTGCAGCGCAGCCCGCGCTACCCGGGCGGCGTCGCGCTCCGGTTCGCCCGGGTGCTGCGTTACCGGCCGGACAAGACGCCTGCGGAGGCCGACACGATCGACGCGGTACGAGCCTTGCTGCGCGAGTAG
- a CDS encoding NADPH-dependent FMN reductase, producing MTEEPLRLTVIIGSTRDGRFAPVVADWFAGQARMRAYADVDVIDLAEAWLPDVLPADDATELPQPVRDLQPWLARADAFVVVTPEYNHSFPAALKNAIDWFFDEWQAKPVGYVSYGGVSGGLRAVEQLKLVFNELHATSVRTGVCFVGGSDCFDADGGPREPERCERAAKAMLDEIAWWADALRRQRARRPYRAGGAE from the coding sequence ATGACCGAGGAACCGCTGCGCCTCACAGTGATCATCGGAAGTACCCGGGACGGCCGGTTCGCCCCCGTGGTGGCGGACTGGTTCGCCGGGCAGGCGCGTATGCGCGCGTACGCCGACGTCGACGTCATCGACCTGGCCGAGGCGTGGCTGCCCGACGTGCTCCCGGCCGACGACGCCACGGAGCTGCCGCAGCCCGTGCGAGACCTGCAGCCGTGGCTCGCTCGGGCCGACGCATTCGTCGTCGTCACGCCCGAGTACAACCACAGCTTCCCGGCGGCGCTGAAGAACGCGATCGACTGGTTCTTCGACGAGTGGCAGGCGAAGCCGGTCGGATACGTCTCCTACGGGGGCGTGAGCGGCGGGCTGCGCGCCGTGGAGCAGCTGAAGCTGGTGTTCAACGAACTGCACGCCACGTCAGTGCGCACCGGCGTCTGCTTCGTCGGCGGCTCGGACTGCTTCGACGCGGACGGCGGACCCCGTGAACCCGAGCGCTGCGAGCGGGCGGCGAAGGCGATGCTGGACGAGATCGCGTGGTGGGCGGACGCGCTGCGCCGTCAGCGGGCCCGCAGGCCCTACCGGGCGGGAGGCGCTGAGTGA
- a CDS encoding BTAD domain-containing putative transcriptional regulator, translated as MRFGVLGAVEVRTEHGDLVRVPELKVRTLLAHLLVHRGETVAADRLIEDLWGERQPADPKGALQARVSQLRRVLDDAEPGARELIASQPPGYRLDVPADAVDADRFTEALERARAEADPRARAARLDDALALWRGPAYADVADALFAHPAAARLEELRLVAIEDRAEALLDIGEHALLVGELEELVARHPLRERLRAAHIHALYLAGRPNDALDAYHELRTRLRDELGTDPGPVLVALQRAVLTHDPRLRRAAADRGSRPALPAPLGPLVGRDDDVERISALLRTERLVTLAGIGGVGKTRLALAVAHRLDPRLADGARFVALDGLPATGRDAGPAALALVAEAVADGYGARVDAGRGKRLPTGAGTDALHRLVDAVRSRQGLLVLDNCEHVVGAVAHVVARLLAAAADLRVLATSREPLELPGEALHLVEPLPAEYPDSPAVALFAARAAAADPRFVRDADTMATATEVCRRLDGIPLAIELAAARVRSLGLPTLLERLGDRFALLAGGRRGSPVRQQTLRATLDWSWELLTDAERAVLRRLSVFAGGCTLDAAEHICGDAGTSVLDTMAQLVDRSLVVRDGTRFRLLDSVAAYAAERLADAGETDAVRTRHLRNHLALAEHAAPHLRGREQRYWLERLDAESANMRAALDHALASGDSSAALRLVDALAWYWFLRGRPDEGIRAATAVLAAAPPHTAGPLAAVRLWRAGLVAWARTAAPPLDVDLADLDPDDADTSQQALVKARFRWFMAFAQWETGGTDTSVERLDAVLRTFRAAADRWGVAAVLATRASYRLVRDELSAARRDARHADVLFEEIGDRWGRLQAMGTLATVAEVTGDYPEAARQHAAALRIAEDLAIWPEISGQLSGLGRIALLTGDLDAADAYHERALRIATEQANPGLASYAEFGLALTARRRGDLDRTERLLSRWVDENGDATGFAALTPLAELGFVAELRGDGERALRLHRTGYREALALGGPRAIALTLEGMAGAMALLGEHRRAARLLGTADATRRSTGAPLPPAERGDVERISARIRAALGDAGFAAAFAEGATADPRAVA; from the coding sequence GTGCGGTTCGGGGTGCTCGGCGCGGTCGAGGTGCGCACGGAGCACGGCGACCTCGTGCGGGTGCCGGAGCTGAAGGTCCGCACGCTGCTCGCGCACCTGCTGGTGCACCGCGGCGAGACGGTGGCGGCCGACCGGCTGATCGAGGACCTGTGGGGCGAGCGGCAGCCCGCCGACCCGAAGGGCGCCCTCCAGGCGAGGGTGTCGCAGCTGCGCCGCGTGCTCGACGACGCCGAGCCGGGGGCGCGCGAGCTCATCGCCTCCCAGCCCCCCGGCTACCGGCTCGACGTCCCCGCCGATGCCGTCGACGCCGACCGGTTCACCGAGGCGCTCGAACGGGCGAGGGCAGAGGCGGACCCCCGCGCCCGCGCCGCCCGGCTCGACGACGCTCTGGCGCTCTGGCGGGGACCGGCCTACGCCGACGTCGCCGACGCGCTCTTCGCCCACCCCGCCGCCGCCCGGCTCGAGGAGCTGCGGCTCGTCGCCATCGAGGACCGGGCGGAGGCGTTGCTCGACATCGGGGAGCACGCGCTGCTCGTGGGCGAGCTGGAGGAGCTCGTCGCCCGGCACCCGCTGCGGGAGCGGCTGCGGGCGGCGCACATCCACGCGCTGTACCTCGCGGGCCGCCCGAACGACGCCCTCGACGCCTACCACGAGCTGCGGACCCGGCTCCGGGACGAGCTGGGCACCGACCCCGGCCCCGTGCTCGTCGCGCTCCAGCGCGCCGTGCTCACCCACGACCCCCGTCTGCGCCGGGCGGCGGCGGACCGCGGCAGCCGACCCGCCCTCCCCGCGCCGCTGGGCCCCCTCGTCGGCCGCGACGACGACGTCGAGCGGATCTCGGCGCTCCTGCGCACAGAGCGGCTGGTCACCCTCGCCGGCATCGGCGGGGTCGGGAAGACCCGCCTCGCGCTCGCGGTGGCGCACCGGCTCGACCCGCGGCTCGCCGACGGCGCCCGCTTCGTCGCGCTGGACGGGCTCCCCGCCACCGGGCGCGACGCTGGGCCCGCCGCGCTGGCGCTCGTCGCGGAGGCCGTCGCCGACGGGTACGGGGCGCGTGTCGACGCAGGCCGTGGCAAGCGCCTACCGACAGGGGCGGGGACGGATGCGCTCCACCGGCTCGTGGACGCGGTGCGCAGCAGGCAGGGGCTGCTGGTGCTGGACAACTGCGAGCACGTCGTGGGCGCCGTGGCGCACGTCGTCGCACGTCTACTCGCCGCCGCTGCGGACCTGCGGGTGCTCGCCACCAGCCGGGAACCGCTCGAGCTGCCCGGCGAGGCACTGCACCTCGTCGAACCGCTCCCGGCGGAGTACCCGGACTCACCTGCCGTCGCGCTGTTCGCCGCCCGGGCCGCGGCGGCCGACCCGCGCTTCGTCCGCGACGCCGACACGATGGCGACCGCGACCGAGGTCTGCCGCAGGCTGGACGGGATCCCGCTCGCGATCGAGCTCGCCGCGGCACGCGTGCGCTCCCTCGGCCTGCCCACCCTCCTCGAACGGCTCGGCGACCGATTCGCCCTGCTCGCCGGTGGGCGCCGTGGATCTCCGGTACGCCAGCAGACGCTACGCGCCACCCTGGACTGGAGCTGGGAGCTGCTCACCGACGCCGAACGGGCGGTGCTGCGGCGGCTGTCCGTGTTCGCGGGCGGGTGCACGCTGGACGCGGCCGAGCACATCTGCGGCGACGCGGGCACATCCGTCCTCGACACCATGGCCCAGCTCGTGGACCGCTCGCTGGTCGTCCGCGACGGCACCCGGTTCCGGCTGCTCGACTCCGTGGCGGCGTACGCGGCCGAGCGGCTGGCCGATGCGGGTGAGACCGACGCTGTCCGGACCCGCCACCTCCGCAACCACCTCGCGCTCGCCGAGCACGCGGCCCCGCACTTGCGGGGACGGGAGCAGCGCTACTGGCTGGAACGGCTCGACGCAGAGAGCGCGAACATGCGTGCGGCGCTCGACCACGCCCTCGCCTCCGGTGACAGCTCGGCGGCGCTTCGGCTCGTCGACGCGCTGGCCTGGTACTGGTTCCTGCGCGGGCGGCCGGACGAGGGGATCCGGGCCGCGACGGCGGTGCTCGCCGCCGCTCCACCACACACCGCAGGGCCGCTGGCCGCGGTGCGGCTGTGGCGGGCCGGGCTCGTCGCGTGGGCGCGGACCGCTGCCCCTCCCCTGGACGTCGACCTCGCCGACCTCGACCCGGACGACGCGGACACCTCACAGCAGGCGCTGGTGAAGGCCCGCTTCCGCTGGTTCATGGCGTTCGCGCAATGGGAGACCGGCGGCACCGACACTTCAGTGGAGCGCCTTGACGCGGTGCTGCGCACGTTCCGTGCGGCCGCGGACCGGTGGGGCGTCGCGGCGGTGCTGGCCACCCGTGCGTCGTACCGGCTGGTCCGCGACGAGCTGTCCGCGGCCCGACGCGACGCACGACACGCGGACGTGCTGTTCGAGGAGATCGGCGACCGGTGGGGGCGGCTCCAGGCGATGGGCACCCTCGCGACCGTCGCCGAGGTCACTGGCGACTACCCCGAGGCTGCCCGGCAGCATGCGGCCGCGCTGCGGATCGCGGAGGACCTCGCCATCTGGCCGGAGATCTCCGGGCAGCTGTCGGGGCTGGGGCGCATCGCGCTCCTCACCGGCGACCTCGACGCCGCAGACGCCTACCACGAGCGGGCGCTGCGGATCGCCACCGAGCAGGCGAACCCGGGGCTGGCGAGCTACGCGGAGTTCGGCCTCGCGCTCACCGCACGCCGGCGCGGCGACCTCGACCGGACCGAACGCCTCCTGTCGCGATGGGTCGACGAGAACGGCGATGCCACGGGGTTCGCCGCCCTGACGCCGCTGGCCGAGCTCGGGTTCGTCGCCGAACTGCGCGGGGACGGCGAGCGCGCTCTGAGGCTGCACCGCACCGGGTACCGGGAGGCGCTCGCCCTCGGCGGGCCCCGCGCCATCGCGTTGACGCTCGAGGGGATGGCCGGGGCAATGGCGCTGCTCGGCGAGCACCGCAGGGCGGCCCGCCTGCTCGGCACGGCCGACGCCACCCGCAGGAGCACCGGGGCGCCGCTGCCGCCCGCCGAGCGAGGCGACGTCGAGCGCATCTCCGCCCGCATCCGCGCCGCCCTGGGGGATGCCGGGTTCGCCGCCGCATTCGCCGAGGGCGCTACGGCCGACCCGCGGGCGGTCGCCTGA